The following proteins are encoded in a genomic region of Vibrio tasmaniensis:
- the ushA gene encoding bifunctional UDP-sugar hydrolase/5'-nucleotidase UshA yields MKQRLILKTALSAAILATLAGCASQSAHDWNQDETYKLTILHTNDNHGRFWQNKYGEYGMSARKTLVDQLRAEVEAEGGSVLLLSGGDINTGVPESDLQDAEPDFKGMNKIGYDAMALGNHEFDNSLDVLQKQIDWANFPMLSANIYDKATGERKFQAYEMFEKQGIKIAVIGLTTEDTAKIGNPEFIAGIDFRDPKEEAKKLIAELKETEKPDLIFAVTHMGHYENGQRGVNAPGDVALARYLNEGDLDMIVGGHSQEPVCMEGPNVAKQNFKPGDECKPDVQNGTYIVQAHEWGKYVGRADYEFRNGELEMVSYDLVPVNLKKKVKIDGKKQRVLIQDEIAQDPELLEFLRPFQEQGQAQLEVQIAETNGKLEGDRNVVRFQQTNLGRLIATSHMERAKADFAVMNSGGVRDSIEAGDVTYKDVLTVQPFANILTYTDMTGKEVLDYLNVVATKPVDSGAYAQFAGISMTVADGEVSNVFIGGKQLRLDETYRFTVPSFNAAGGDGYPKLSDHPGFVNTGFVDAEVLKEYLEANSPVDVNKYAPSGQMVYK; encoded by the coding sequence ATTGGAACCAAGACGAAACTTATAAGCTAACTATCCTGCATACGAACGACAACCATGGTCGTTTTTGGCAGAACAAATACGGCGAATACGGCATGTCTGCGCGTAAAACGCTTGTTGACCAACTTCGTGCAGAAGTTGAAGCAGAAGGCGGTAGCGTGTTGCTTCTATCTGGCGGTGACATCAACACAGGTGTACCAGAGTCAGACCTTCAGGACGCAGAACCTGATTTTAAAGGTATGAATAAAATTGGTTACGATGCAATGGCATTGGGTAACCACGAGTTCGATAACTCACTAGACGTACTGCAAAAACAGATCGACTGGGCTAACTTCCCAATGCTGTCTGCAAACATCTACGACAAAGCGACAGGCGAACGTAAATTCCAAGCTTACGAGATGTTTGAAAAGCAAGGTATCAAGATTGCTGTTATCGGTCTAACGACTGAAGATACAGCGAAAATTGGTAACCCAGAATTTATTGCTGGCATCGATTTCCGTGACCCTAAAGAAGAAGCGAAGAAACTGATCGCTGAACTTAAAGAAACAGAAAAACCAGACCTAATCTTTGCTGTGACTCACATGGGTCACTACGAAAATGGTCAGCGTGGTGTTAACGCTCCGGGTGATGTAGCACTAGCGCGTTACCTAAATGAAGGCGATCTAGACATGATCGTTGGTGGTCACTCTCAAGAGCCTGTATGTATGGAAGGCCCTAACGTTGCGAAGCAAAACTTCAAGCCGGGTGATGAATGTAAACCAGACGTTCAAAACGGTACTTACATCGTTCAAGCTCACGAGTGGGGCAAGTACGTAGGCCGTGCTGATTACGAATTCCGTAACGGCGAACTAGAGATGGTGAGCTACGACTTGGTTCCCGTTAACCTTAAGAAGAAAGTTAAGATTGACGGCAAGAAGCAACGTGTTCTGATTCAAGATGAAATCGCACAAGATCCAGAGCTACTTGAATTCTTACGTCCTTTCCAAGAACAGGGCCAAGCTCAGTTAGAAGTTCAAATCGCTGAGACAAATGGCAAGCTTGAAGGTGACCGTAACGTCGTTCGCTTCCAACAAACTAACCTGGGTCGTTTGATTGCAACTTCTCACATGGAGCGTGCAAAAGCAGACTTCGCTGTGATGAACTCTGGTGGCGTTCGTGACTCAATTGAAGCAGGCGATGTGACGTACAAAGATGTACTAACAGTACAGCCTTTTGCAAACATCCTGACTTACACTGATATGACGGGTAAAGAAGTTCTAGATTACCTAAACGTAGTGGCGACTAAACCTGTTGATTCAGGTGCTTATGCACAGTTTGCAGGTATTTCTATGACGGTTGCTGACGGTGAAGTATCGAATGTCTTCATCGGTGGTAAGCAGCTTCGTTTAGACGAAACTTACCGCTTCACGGTACCAAGCTTTAACGCTGCTGGCGGTGACGGTTACCCTAAACTGTCTGATCACCCTGGCTTTGTGAACACAGGTTTTGTTGACGCTGAAGTACTAAAAGAGTACCTAGAAGCAAACAGCCCTGTTGATGTGAACAAGTACGCACCTTCTGGTCAAATGGTTTATAAGTAA
- the ybaK gene encoding Cys-tRNA(Pro) deacylase, producing MTPAINLAKKKKIVHTVHQYHHDANNTNYGLEAVEALGQDPKRVFKTLLFCLNGVAKDLAVAVIPVDQKLNLKFAAKAAKGKKAEMADPDIAQKTTGYVVGGISPLGQKKALPTFVHSSATDFETICVSAGKRGLEIELDPKDLVLLTRGQFAELCL from the coding sequence ATGACCCCTGCAATTAACCTGGCCAAGAAAAAGAAAATTGTTCATACCGTGCATCAGTATCATCATGATGCGAATAACACTAACTATGGATTAGAAGCCGTTGAAGCGCTTGGTCAAGATCCCAAACGTGTATTCAAAACGCTTTTGTTCTGCTTGAATGGTGTGGCGAAAGATTTGGCGGTTGCCGTTATTCCCGTCGACCAGAAGCTAAATCTAAAGTTTGCAGCAAAAGCGGCGAAAGGTAAGAAAGCAGAGATGGCTGACCCTGATATTGCTCAGAAAACCACGGGTTATGTGGTGGGAGGAATCAGTCCTCTTGGTCAGAAAAAAGCATTGCCTACCTTTGTTCATTCCAGCGCTACCGATTTTGAAACGATATGTGTGAGTGCAGGGAAGAGAGGATTAGAAATAGAGCTAGATCCGAAAGACTTAGTACTACTTACGCGTGGCCAGTTTGCTGAACTATGCCTGTAG
- the rluF gene encoding 23S rRNA pseudouridine(2604) synthase RluF, translating into MSQESQAKRLNKYISETGFCSRREADKLIDAGRVTINGKIPEMGTKVLPGDDVEIDNKPVRSREKPIYIALNKPTGITCTTERDIPGNIVDFIGHHKRIFPIGRLDKPSDGLIFLTNDGDIVNKILRAGNNHEKEYVVRVDKPITTEFLKQMGAGVHILDTVTLPCKVEKETKFSFRITLTQGLNRQIRRMCEALGYEVFKLRRVRIMNISLDGIPNGKWRYLSDEEITEILAMCEGSVSTEDASKMNAKGQRIRKATDAKLFDSREENQTSTARRNQNENRTRTYRGNNADEFRHAPNSKRGRNSSNGESSGGGNTENWKSNSRSERSNSDKSRSDRNRTDRDNNERRSGKPTNRSQDSNRPNKPAAKRVGGTLGLKK; encoded by the coding sequence ATGTCACAAGAATCCCAAGCTAAACGCCTTAATAAATACATCAGTGAAACTGGTTTTTGCTCACGCCGCGAAGCCGATAAACTCATTGATGCTGGCCGAGTTACTATTAACGGTAAGATCCCTGAAATGGGCACTAAAGTCTTGCCTGGTGATGATGTTGAGATCGACAATAAACCTGTTCGTTCAAGAGAAAAACCGATCTACATTGCTCTTAATAAACCAACAGGTATCACCTGTACTACTGAGCGTGATATTCCAGGCAACATCGTCGACTTTATCGGCCACCACAAACGTATTTTCCCTATTGGTCGTCTAGATAAACCTTCTGATGGTCTTATCTTCTTGACTAACGACGGCGATATCGTAAACAAAATCCTACGTGCAGGTAACAACCACGAAAAAGAATACGTGGTTCGTGTAGATAAACCTATTACGACTGAGTTCTTGAAGCAAATGGGCGCTGGCGTTCATATTCTCGATACTGTTACCTTGCCATGTAAGGTAGAGAAAGAGACCAAGTTCTCGTTTCGCATCACATTAACGCAAGGCCTTAACCGCCAAATTCGCCGTATGTGTGAAGCATTGGGTTACGAAGTATTTAAACTGCGCCGCGTTCGTATTATGAACATCTCACTAGACGGTATTCCTAACGGAAAATGGCGCTACCTGAGCGACGAAGAGATCACTGAAATTTTAGCGATGTGTGAAGGCTCTGTAAGTACTGAAGATGCGTCAAAAATGAACGCGAAAGGCCAGCGTATTCGTAAAGCGACAGACGCAAAACTTTTCGATAGCCGTGAAGAAAACCAAACTTCCACAGCGCGCCGCAATCAAAACGAAAATCGTACTCGCACTTACCGCGGTAACAATGCGGACGAATTCCGTCATGCACCTAACTCGAAACGAGGCCGTAATTCATCAAATGGTGAAAGCAGTGGCGGTGGCAATACCGAGAACTGGAAATCAAACTCTCGTTCAGAGCGTTCTAATTCAGATAAAAGCCGTTCGGATCGCAATCGCACAGATCGCGACAATAACGAACGTAGAAGCGGTAAGCCGACAAACCGCAGTCAAGATTCAAACAGACCGAACAAACCAGCAGCGAAACGTGTTGGTGGTACTTTAGGTTTGAAAAAGTAG
- the smrA gene encoding DNA endonuclease SmrA: MSHDDDLDLFQEMMGDVKRIDHDTAEHQKVHRVTESHLAKREAAMWLSDDEKDYLSLDYSPMIKPDDVIAYKKDGVQEGVYKKLRLGKYPIQAKLDLHRKTLKDARNEVLSFLRQCLRMDVRTVIIVHGKGERSNPPAMMKSYVANWLTQINDVQRVHSAQQFHGGTGAVYVMLRKSNDKKLENRERHQKRSS, translated from the coding sequence ATGTCTCATGATGACGACTTAGATCTATTCCAAGAAATGATGGGCGATGTTAAACGTATCGACCATGACACCGCCGAACACCAGAAAGTACACCGAGTCACAGAATCTCACCTTGCTAAGCGTGAAGCCGCTATGTGGCTGTCTGACGACGAGAAAGACTACTTATCATTAGACTACTCTCCAATGATCAAACCTGACGATGTCATTGCTTATAAGAAAGATGGTGTACAAGAAGGCGTATACAAAAAGCTGCGCTTGGGCAAGTATCCAATTCAAGCCAAACTCGACCTTCACAGGAAAACATTGAAAGACGCTCGTAACGAAGTACTCTCATTTTTGCGTCAGTGTTTAAGAATGGATGTTCGTACCGTTATCATTGTCCACGGTAAAGGTGAGCGTTCGAATCCACCAGCAATGATGAAAAGCTACGTGGCAAATTGGCTAACACAAATTAACGATGTTCAACGTGTTCATTCAGCTCAGCAATTTCACGGTGGTACAGGCGCGGTCTATGTCATGCTCAGAAAGAGTAATGACAAAAAGCTAGAGAACAGAGAGCGCCATCAAAAGCGCAGCAGTTGA
- a CDS encoding DUF3149 domain-containing protein → MDFWLELLFGNAVGLSSMIVIFGALGLMMFYGGFFIYKVMTEKSPH, encoded by the coding sequence ATGGACTTTTGGCTAGAACTCCTATTTGGTAATGCGGTGGGACTATCTTCAATGATAGTAATATTCGGGGCTCTGGGTCTCATGATGTTCTATGGAGGCTTCTTCATCTACAAAGTTATGACTGAAAAATCTCCTCACTAG
- a CDS encoding TraB/GumN family protein codes for MRPFFYMTLFVLAFSAKQAAAEPLYWKVKKDDLTLTILGSVHVGDESMYPLPSAIIDTLKNGDGLVIETDIRKTEGIVYPASKVTTADVLNEEQKQLLSSISKSLDMPTQQLLSSPPWATSLAIQMQQLKNLGYGSAGGVDATLAYKATIQDVPVISLEPLQFQIDLMTKQKDDGKEWLISSLEEFDQTDRVVHCLIESWKAGDLAKLEDFAELSEMSPELEKAFLTDRNIDWANKLSANDWKLDSKGSYLIVVGALHLIGEGNLLQLLKEKGFNVTQQSQSQQAQCQFEVNAKS; via the coding sequence TTGCGCCCATTCTTCTACATGACTTTATTCGTTCTCGCATTTTCAGCCAAACAAGCTGCGGCCGAACCTCTTTATTGGAAAGTCAAAAAGGATGATCTGACCCTCACCATCTTAGGTTCTGTACACGTTGGAGACGAGAGCATGTACCCGCTTCCGTCGGCAATCATCGACACGCTAAAAAACGGTGACGGATTAGTTATTGAGACGGATATAAGGAAGACAGAGGGTATTGTTTATCCTGCTAGCAAAGTGACTACAGCTGATGTATTAAACGAAGAACAAAAACAATTATTAAGTAGCATCTCAAAATCATTGGATATGCCTACTCAGCAGCTACTTAGCTCACCGCCTTGGGCGACTTCTCTCGCTATACAGATGCAGCAGCTAAAAAACCTTGGTTATGGCTCCGCCGGCGGCGTTGATGCGACGCTAGCTTACAAAGCGACTATCCAAGATGTTCCGGTTATCAGTTTAGAACCACTACAATTCCAAATAGACCTGATGACCAAACAAAAGGACGACGGTAAGGAGTGGTTAATCAGTAGCCTTGAGGAATTTGACCAAACTGATCGTGTGGTTCATTGCTTAATCGAAAGCTGGAAAGCGGGTGATTTAGCGAAACTGGAAGACTTCGCAGAGCTGTCTGAGATGTCGCCTGAACTAGAGAAAGCATTTTTAACAGATCGCAATATCGACTGGGCAAACAAGCTATCTGCCAATGATTGGAAACTTGACTCGAAAGGGAGCTACTTGATTGTAGTTGGCGCCTTGCACCTAATTGGAGAAGGTAACCTTTTGCAGTTGTTAAAAGAGAAAGGTTTCAATGTCACTCAACAATCACAAAGCCAACAGGCTCAGTGTCAATTTGAGGTTAATGCGAAAAGCTAG
- a CDS encoding beta-N-acetylhexosaminidase — MLKRNLLSVAVLAGLTGCAVTQAPEQKVVNALADNLDVQYEILTNHGANEGMACQDLGAEWASCNKVNMTLTNDGEAIDSKDWTIYFHSIRLILDVDNEQFKITRVTGDLHKLEPTEKFDGFAAGEEVTLPLTSEYWQLFETDFMPGAFVTAPNAEPKMIASLNTEDVASFVTGLEGNNLKRTPDDNNVMATAVTRFEKNADLATQDVSTTLLPTPMSVEAGEGSVSIAGGIALPKDAFDAEQFAAIEERADVVNVDVSGDLPVSVAVVPTQFTGDLAKSGAYELSISEEGIAIKAFDKTGAFYAVQSIFGLIDSQNAESLPQLSIKDAPRFDYRGVMVDVARNFHSKDAILATLDQMAAYKMNKLHLHLTDDEGWRLEIPGLPELTDVGANRCFDLEEQSCLLPQLGSGPTTDNFGSGFFSKADYVEILSYAKARSIEVIPEIDMPAHARSAVVSMEARYTRLMAEGKEAEASEYRLMDPQDTSNVTTIQFYDKHSFINPCMESSTRFVDKVITEIAAMHNEAGMPLTTWHFGGDEAKNIKLGAGFQDVDAQDKVAWKGNIELDKQDKPFQQSPQCQSLIADGSVSDFGHLPGYFAKEVSKIVAEKGIPHFQAWQDGLKYVEEGEAGFATETTRVNFWDVLYWGGTSSVYDWSAKGYDVIVSNPDYVYMDMPYEVDAAERGYYWATRATDTRKMFGFAPENMPQNAETSLDRDGNGFSGKGEIEAKPFYGLSAQLWSETVRTDEQYEYMVFPRVLAAAERAWHRADWENDYKVGVEYSQETNLVNKQALHSDFNRFANILGQRELAKLEKAGIDYRLPVPGAQVVDGKLAMNVQFPGVELQYSADGENWLTYDEQQRPSVSGETYIRSISESGEKVSRVTSVK, encoded by the coding sequence ATGTTGAAGAGAAACTTACTATCTGTAGCGGTACTGGCTGGCTTGACGGGTTGTGCGGTAACACAAGCACCAGAACAAAAGGTGGTTAATGCACTGGCTGATAACCTCGATGTGCAATATGAAATTTTGACGAATCATGGTGCGAATGAAGGTATGGCTTGTCAGGACTTAGGCGCGGAGTGGGCATCATGTAATAAAGTAAATATGACGCTAACTAACGATGGTGAAGCGATTGATTCAAAAGATTGGACCATCTACTTCCACAGTATCCGCCTTATCTTAGATGTTGATAATGAGCAGTTTAAAATCACTCGCGTAACTGGCGACTTACACAAGCTAGAACCAACAGAAAAGTTCGATGGCTTTGCCGCGGGTGAAGAAGTGACTCTTCCATTAACTAGTGAATACTGGCAACTGTTTGAAACTGACTTTATGCCAGGTGCATTCGTAACGGCACCAAACGCCGAACCTAAGATGATTGCTTCATTGAATACTGAAGATGTCGCGTCGTTCGTAACCGGTTTGGAAGGAAACAACCTAAAGCGTACACCTGACGACAACAACGTTATGGCAACGGCTGTTACACGCTTCGAAAAGAATGCGGATCTAGCAACGCAAGATGTATCAACCACTTTACTACCAACGCCAATGTCGGTAGAAGCGGGCGAAGGTTCAGTGAGCATTGCTGGTGGTATTGCCCTACCTAAAGACGCATTTGATGCTGAGCAATTCGCTGCCATTGAAGAACGTGCAGATGTGGTAAACGTAGATGTGAGTGGCGACCTACCTGTTAGTGTCGCTGTTGTTCCTACTCAGTTTACGGGTGATTTAGCGAAATCTGGCGCTTATGAACTAAGCATCTCGGAAGAGGGGATTGCGATTAAAGCGTTTGATAAAACAGGTGCTTTCTACGCAGTTCAGTCTATTTTTGGCCTAATAGACAGTCAGAACGCTGAATCACTACCACAACTGTCGATCAAAGATGCACCACGCTTTGATTACCGTGGTGTGATGGTGGATGTTGCTCGAAACTTCCACTCAAAAGATGCCATCCTAGCAACGCTAGACCAAATGGCAGCCTACAAGATGAATAAACTTCACCTTCACTTAACAGATGATGAAGGTTGGCGTTTAGAAATCCCAGGTTTACCAGAGCTAACGGATGTAGGGGCTAATCGTTGTTTTGATTTGGAAGAACAAAGCTGTTTACTGCCTCAGCTAGGTTCAGGTCCAACGACAGACAACTTTGGCTCTGGTTTCTTTAGTAAAGCGGATTACGTCGAGATCTTAAGCTACGCAAAAGCGCGCAGCATCGAAGTCATTCCAGAAATTGATATGCCAGCACACGCTCGTTCTGCTGTGGTATCAATGGAAGCGCGTTACACTCGCCTAATGGCGGAAGGCAAAGAAGCTGAAGCAAGTGAATATCGCTTGATGGATCCACAAGATACTTCAAACGTGACGACGATTCAGTTCTACGATAAGCACAGCTTCATCAACCCATGTATGGAATCATCGACTCGCTTTGTTGATAAAGTGATCACAGAAATAGCGGCAATGCACAATGAAGCGGGCATGCCGCTAACGACTTGGCACTTTGGTGGCGATGAAGCGAAAAACATTAAGTTAGGCGCAGGCTTCCAAGATGTTGATGCTCAAGACAAAGTGGCATGGAAAGGTAACATTGAGCTAGACAAGCAAGACAAACCATTCCAACAGTCTCCACAATGTCAGTCTTTGATTGCTGATGGTTCAGTAAGCGATTTTGGTCACCTTCCAGGTTACTTTGCAAAAGAAGTATCGAAGATTGTTGCAGAAAAAGGCATTCCTCACTTCCAAGCTTGGCAAGATGGCTTGAAGTATGTTGAAGAGGGCGAAGCTGGATTTGCAACAGAGACAACTCGCGTTAACTTCTGGGATGTTCTTTACTGGGGCGGCACGTCATCAGTATACGACTGGTCAGCGAAAGGTTATGACGTGATTGTCTCTAACCCAGATTACGTATACATGGATATGCCATACGAAGTAGATGCAGCAGAGCGTGGTTACTACTGGGCAACGCGTGCAACGGATACTCGTAAGATGTTTGGTTTCGCACCAGAAAACATGCCACAAAATGCAGAAACATCGTTAGACCGTGATGGTAACGGCTTCTCTGGTAAAGGTGAGATTGAAGCAAAACCTTTCTACGGTTTGTCGGCGCAACTTTGGTCTGAAACGGTACGTACCGACGAGCAGTATGAATACATGGTATTCCCACGAGTTCTTGCAGCAGCAGAACGTGCATGGCACAGAGCGGATTGGGAAAACGACTACAAAGTGGGTGTTGAATACTCTCAAGAAACTAACCTAGTGAATAAGCAGGCTCTACACAGCGACTTCAATCGCTTCGCGAATATCCTTGGTCAACGTGAGCTGGCTAAGCTTGAGAAAGCGGGAATTGATTACCGACTGCCAGTACCGGGCGCTCAGGTTGTTGATGGTAAGCTAGCGATGAACGTTCAGTTTCCTGGCGTAGAGTTGCAATACTCTGCTGATGGCGAAAACTGGTTAACGTACGATGAGCAACAACGTCCATCAGTTTCTGGTGAAACGTACATCCGTTCTATCTCTGAAAGTGGTGAGAAAGTCAGTCGAGTGACTTCGGTAAAATAA
- a CDS encoding oligogalacturonate-specific porin KdgM family protein: MKKVFALSALAVAFSSNVLADSSYVTGNLQAHTDDLHGSKMTSTLEAGHTFDFDFGGFTVYTEIDGIQLGELTTERTTANPAGSSANPGWTIGGEQAFNINDNLWVAAGYQHLVVEGDTVQYRPLIKVGYNFDNGIAISNRTRAHISEDSNRSTDVRMDNRIAYSVNNELTLSYNNVYVFAGNESDKGNGVMKKQDSMDHELRATWTRNGVQPYFEYRSQANGVKDSTGSNIDNHAFVFGASYGF, translated from the coding sequence ATGAAAAAAGTATTTGCATTAAGCGCTCTAGCAGTAGCATTTTCTTCAAACGTTCTAGCGGACTCTTCTTACGTTACAGGTAATCTTCAAGCGCATACTGACGATCTTCACGGTTCGAAAATGACGTCTACTTTAGAGGCCGGCCATACATTTGATTTCGATTTTGGTGGTTTTACGGTTTATACCGAGATTGATGGCATCCAGTTAGGTGAGTTAACTACTGAACGTACCACTGCGAATCCTGCGGGTTCTTCGGCAAATCCGGGTTGGACTATTGGTGGTGAGCAAGCGTTCAACATCAATGACAACCTTTGGGTTGCAGCGGGTTACCAACACTTAGTTGTTGAAGGTGATACTGTTCAGTACCGACCACTGATTAAAGTTGGCTACAATTTTGACAACGGAATCGCAATCAGTAACCGTACACGTGCTCACATCAGCGAAGATAGCAACCGCAGCACAGATGTTCGCATGGACAACCGTATCGCTTACTCCGTAAATAACGAGCTAACACTAAGCTACAACAACGTGTATGTTTTTGCTGGCAACGAGTCAGATAAAGGCAACGGCGTAATGAAGAAGCAAGATTCTATGGATCACGAGCTTCGTGCTACGTGGACTCGCAACGGAGTTCAACCTTACTTTGAGTACCGTAGCCAAGCAAACGGCGTAAAAGATTCAACTGGTTCAAACATTGACAACCATGCATTCGTATTCGGTGCTTCTTACGGCTTCTAA
- a CDS encoding DUF411 domain-containing protein: protein MIRKVMTLTALAAISGQALATDVLNHKSPYCGCCTEWTKHMQDAGFDVTEKLHDDMNPIKQKLGVTQKLASCHTAEIDGYVFEGHIPAEDVKAFLANPPRNAIGLAAPGMPMGSPGMEHGDKKDEYSVYAFNNKGQVFEYRHYNGK, encoded by the coding sequence ATGATTCGTAAAGTTATGACTCTTACTGCACTCGCTGCAATTTCAGGACAAGCTCTCGCTACTGATGTTCTAAATCATAAATCCCCATACTGCGGCTGCTGCACAGAATGGACGAAGCATATGCAAGACGCTGGGTTCGATGTGACAGAGAAACTCCATGATGACATGAATCCAATCAAGCAGAAGTTAGGGGTAACGCAGAAGCTGGCCTCTTGCCATACGGCAGAAATCGACGGTTACGTATTTGAAGGACACATTCCAGCTGAGGATGTGAAAGCCTTTCTAGCAAATCCACCACGCAATGCGATTGGCTTAGCGGCTCCAGGCATGCCAATGGGCTCACCGGGCATGGAGCATGGCGATAAGAAAGACGAGTATTCTGTGTATGCGTTTAATAACAAAGGTCAGGTGTTTGAATACCGTCATTACAACGGAAAATAG